Proteins encoded by one window of Halosolutus amylolyticus:
- a CDS encoding PAS domain S-box protein codes for MGSSSPSDTRRPQLRRHEVVADLAQQALETDDLDRLLDDTTATVAESLDAEYCAAFELRRGEDELGIRQGVGWHPDDADAATVPADRDSPTGNPLRAGESVLADDLETDDRFSRPDVLADHDVVSGVGARIGSNDDPWGVLGAYATDEAAFTESDAAFLERVADVLASAVEADRERRELERECTRQERRFEAIFEDPNILVGLLDPDGTVVDVNGTAMEYVDADLADVTGEPFWETPWWGVDEEVRAEVRRWTERAADGEYVEFEADLTRPAGSRYTLSGVFRPITNDEGEVVSVVVSDRDITERKGRERQLSTLMDNVPGMVYRCRNERGWPMEFVSDACEALTGYDPAALERGDVDWGEDVMVQEDRQKLWETVQREAGEGETFSDTYRIETADGEERWVRDYGRGVFDEAGTLVGIEGIIADVTERKRLESKLEASERRYRTLVEHFPSGAVALVDRDLRYRTVGGNPVDVADVTTEEAEGEPVRDVLPPELADELAPRYEAALNGESSEFEAASNDRVYNFQIVPVRGDDGDVVAALGMSQDVTEQTERERYLQDAKSQLEAATEAGAVGTWEWDIQADEMVVGPSFARTFGVDPDAAREGVSLDRFIAAIHEDDRDRVEREIEAAVESCGEYETEYRVWNADDELRWVVARGRVECDETGDPVRFPGALTDITERKRAELELQRNNEQLETLFEILPVGVVVADADGRLVEANDTAREIWGGDVFDADSVAEYDRYSVRRVDTGERVAPEEMTLSRVLRGEEVREPDVYEIDGADGEPRIIEVEGMPIRDETGVVTRGVVTVTDVTERTETQRQLAESERRYRTLVENFPEGAVALFDEDLEYTAAGGHLFDEVGLSSAGRVGNSLYEIYPDHLLEEIEPHFEAALDGDANSFEAEFHDRHLYASTLPVRNAADEIFAGMLVVRDVTERREYERKLEESNERLEQFAYAASHDLQEPLRMVTSYLQLLENRYGDAFDEDGEEFLQFAVDGAERMREMIDGLLEYSRVETRGDPFEPVDLDAIVDEVLADLSLRIDESDAEITTADLPRVEGDASQLRQVFQNLLSNAIAYSGDETPRVHVDAERRGRKWVISVRDEGIGIDPDDQDRVFTIFDRLHSREEYEGTGIGLALCERIVERHGGDIWVESDPGEGSTFSFTLPAMDDDR; via the coding sequence ATGGGATCGTCTTCGCCCTCCGACACGAGACGCCCGCAGCTCCGACGACACGAAGTCGTCGCCGACCTCGCCCAGCAGGCGCTGGAAACCGACGATCTCGACCGGTTGCTGGACGATACGACGGCGACCGTCGCAGAGTCGCTTGACGCCGAGTACTGCGCCGCGTTCGAACTGCGCCGCGGCGAGGACGAGTTGGGGATCAGGCAGGGTGTCGGCTGGCACCCCGACGACGCCGACGCGGCGACGGTCCCCGCGGACCGCGACTCGCCGACGGGGAATCCGCTCCGGGCCGGAGAGTCGGTCCTCGCCGACGACCTGGAAACGGACGATCGGTTCTCGAGGCCCGACGTCCTCGCCGATCACGACGTCGTCAGCGGCGTCGGCGCGCGCATCGGTTCGAACGACGATCCGTGGGGGGTGCTGGGGGCGTACGCGACCGACGAGGCGGCGTTCACCGAGTCCGACGCGGCCTTCCTCGAGCGCGTCGCGGACGTGCTCGCGTCGGCCGTCGAGGCCGATCGCGAGCGGCGCGAACTTGAGCGCGAGTGCACCCGACAGGAGCGTCGCTTCGAGGCGATCTTCGAGGATCCGAACATCCTCGTCGGCCTGCTCGATCCGGACGGGACGGTCGTCGACGTCAACGGGACGGCGATGGAGTACGTCGACGCCGACCTCGCGGACGTGACCGGCGAGCCGTTCTGGGAAACGCCGTGGTGGGGGGTAGACGAGGAGGTCCGGGCCGAAGTCAGGCGTTGGACCGAACGCGCGGCCGACGGGGAGTACGTGGAGTTCGAGGCGGATCTCACGCGGCCGGCCGGCAGTCGGTACACCCTGAGCGGCGTCTTCAGGCCCATCACGAACGACGAGGGAGAGGTCGTCTCGGTCGTCGTCTCCGATCGCGACATCACCGAGCGCAAGGGACGCGAGCGCCAGCTTTCGACGCTGATGGACAACGTTCCCGGGATGGTCTATCGCTGTCGGAACGAACGCGGGTGGCCGATGGAGTTCGTCAGCGACGCCTGTGAGGCGCTAACCGGCTACGATCCCGCGGCCCTCGAACGCGGTGACGTCGACTGGGGCGAGGACGTCATGGTGCAGGAGGATCGCCAAAAACTGTGGGAGACGGTCCAGCGGGAGGCGGGCGAGGGAGAGACGTTCTCCGATACCTACCGCATCGAGACCGCCGACGGCGAGGAACGGTGGGTCAGGGACTACGGCCGAGGCGTCTTCGACGAGGCGGGCACCCTCGTCGGGATCGAAGGGATCATCGCGGACGTCACCGAGCGCAAGCGCCTGGAATCCAAACTCGAGGCGTCCGAGCGCCGGTACCGGACGCTGGTCGAACACTTCCCCAGCGGTGCCGTCGCCCTCGTCGACCGGGACCTGCGGTACCGGACCGTCGGCGGCAATCCCGTGGACGTGGCCGACGTCACTACCGAAGAGGCCGAAGGGGAACCGGTCCGGGACGTCCTGCCCCCGGAGTTGGCCGACGAACTCGCCCCGCGCTACGAGGCCGCACTGAACGGAGAGTCGAGCGAGTTCGAGGCCGCGTCCAACGATCGCGTCTACAACTTTCAGATCGTCCCGGTTCGTGGCGACGACGGTGACGTGGTCGCCGCGCTGGGGATGTCCCAGGACGTCACCGAGCAGACGGAACGCGAGCGGTACCTGCAGGACGCAAAGTCGCAACTGGAGGCGGCAACCGAGGCCGGCGCGGTCGGGACCTGGGAGTGGGATATCCAGGCGGACGAGATGGTCGTGGGACCGTCGTTCGCCAGGACGTTCGGGGTAGATCCGGACGCGGCCCGCGAGGGCGTCTCCCTCGATCGGTTCATCGCAGCCATCCACGAGGACGACCGCGACCGCGTCGAACGGGAGATCGAGGCGGCGGTCGAATCCTGTGGCGAGTACGAGACGGAGTACCGGGTCTGGAACGCCGACGACGAACTCCGGTGGGTCGTCGCTCGCGGCCGGGTCGAGTGCGACGAGACCGGCGATCCGGTCCGGTTCCCGGGCGCACTCACCGACATCACGGAGCGAAAGCGAGCCGAACTGGAACTGCAACGAAACAACGAGCAACTCGAGACGCTGTTCGAGATCCTCCCCGTGGGCGTCGTAGTCGCGGACGCCGATGGACGGCTCGTCGAGGCCAACGATACCGCCAGGGAGATCTGGGGCGGAGACGTGTTCGACGCCGACTCCGTCGCGGAGTACGACCGGTATTCGGTGAGGCGGGTCGACACGGGCGAGCGAGTGGCCCCCGAGGAGATGACGCTCAGCCGGGTGCTCCGCGGCGAGGAGGTGCGGGAACCGGACGTCTACGAGATCGACGGCGCCGACGGCGAACCCCGGATCATCGAAGTGGAGGGGATGCCGATCCGGGACGAGACCGGCGTGGTGACCCGCGGGGTCGTCACCGTGACCGACGTCACCGAGCGCACGGAAACCCAGCGCCAGCTCGCGGAGTCCGAACGCCGCTACCGGACGCTCGTCGAGAACTTCCCCGAGGGCGCCGTGGCGCTGTTCGACGAGGATCTGGAGTACACAGCCGCGGGCGGACACCTCTTCGACGAGGTCGGTCTCTCGAGCGCGGGTCGCGTCGGCAACAGCCTGTACGAGATCTATCCGGATCACCTGCTCGAGGAGATCGAACCCCACTTCGAGGCGGCGCTCGACGGCGACGCCAACTCGTTCGAGGCCGAGTTCCACGACCGCCACCTGTACGCCTCCACCCTCCCCGTCAGGAACGCCGCCGACGAGATCTTCGCGGGTATGCTCGTGGTCCGGGACGTCACCGAACGCCGGGAGTACGAACGGAAACTCGAAGAATCCAACGAACGACTCGAACAGTTCGCCTACGCCGCCAGCCACGACCTCCAGGAGCCCCTCCGGATGGTCACGAGCTACCTCCAGTTGCTCGAGAACCGGTACGGCGACGCCTTCGACGAGGACGGCGAGGAGTTCCTCCAGTTCGCCGTCGACGGGGCCGAGCGGATGCGCGAGATGATCGACGGCCTCCTCGAGTACTCGCGGGTGGAAACGCGCGGCGATCCGTTCGAACCTGTCGACCTGGACGCAATCGTCGACGAGGTGCTCGCGGACCTGTCGCTCCGGATCGACGAGAGCGACGCGGAGATCACGACGGCGGACCTGCCCCGGGTCGAGGGCGACGCCAGCCAGTTGCGCCAGGTCTTTCAGAACCTCCTCTCGAACGCGATCGCCTACAGCGGCGACGAGACGCCCCGGGTACACGTCGACGCCGAGCGACGGGGCCGGAAGTGGGTCATCTCGGTCCGGGACGAGGGGATCGGGATCGATCCCGACGACCAGGACCGGGTGTTCACCATCTTCGATCGGCTCCACAGCCGCGAGGAGTACGAGGGAACGGGCATCGGGCTGGCCCTCTGTGAACGCATCGTCGAACGCCACGGCGGCGACATCTGGGTCGAGTCCGACCCCGGTGAGGGCTCGACGTTCTCGTTCACGCTCCCCGCGATGGACGACGATCGGTGA
- a CDS encoding peptidylprolyl isomerase, producing MGDVTATLHTNRGDIEVELYDERAPRTVDNFVGLATGGKTWTDPESGEEVEGEPLYDDVAFHRVIEGFMIQGGDPTETGRGGPGYQFDDEFHEELRHDDEGILSMANSGPNTNGSQFFITLDAQPHLDDRHSVFGKVVDGMDVVREIGNVDTDPNDQPREEVVLESVSVDYE from the coding sequence ATGGGAGACGTTACTGCCACCCTGCACACGAACCGTGGCGACATCGAGGTCGAACTCTACGACGAGCGCGCGCCGCGAACGGTCGACAACTTCGTCGGCCTCGCGACCGGCGGCAAGACCTGGACCGACCCCGAGTCGGGCGAGGAAGTCGAGGGCGAACCGCTGTACGACGACGTCGCCTTCCACCGCGTCATCGAGGGCTTCATGATCCAGGGTGGCGACCCGACCGAAACCGGTCGCGGCGGCCCCGGCTACCAGTTCGACGACGAGTTCCACGAGGAACTGCGCCACGACGACGAGGGCATCCTGAGCATGGCCAACTCCGGGCCGAACACCAACGGCTCGCAGTTCTTCATCACGCTCGACGCCCAGCCACACCTCGACGATCGCCACTCCGTCTTCGGCAAGGTCGTCGACGGGATGGACGTCGTTCGCGAGATCGGCAACGTCGACACCGACCCGAACGATCAACCACGCGAGGAGGTCGTCCTCGAGTCGGTGTCGGTCGACTACGAGTAG
- a CDS encoding succinylglutamate desuccinylase/aspartoacylase family protein, with product MTAGTHTAESVTLARLPSGVELTTTVHTYRGAGGGPTLYVQAAQHGREINGTEVLRRFHDRLPLRSLSGTVVAVPVVNPLTFDRVSYTTPEQLDSVNSNMNRVWPGNPEGTLHQRMAARLWKYVERADAVVDLHTGSPDMLPHVVYLEGDERSREVARAFGTDLLLSEQADEDASEEWHRRGFDGKLRVAAAQEGIPSITPELAHNKQIVEDVVETGVEGLLDVCRSLDLLPGEVPDRDRTIARNHLGQVSATDSGLFRPRPSLEVGQFVPAGADLGTVYDPTTYEALQAATADRDGLLYALTREATVTAGDQLASVALVREENE from the coding sequence ATGACTGCCGGGACCCACACCGCCGAGTCGGTGACCCTCGCGAGGCTCCCCTCCGGCGTCGAACTCACGACCACGGTCCACACCTACCGCGGGGCGGGCGGCGGGCCGACGCTCTACGTGCAGGCGGCCCAGCACGGCCGCGAGATCAACGGCACGGAGGTCCTCCGCCGGTTCCACGATCGGCTCCCCCTGCGATCGCTGTCGGGAACCGTCGTCGCCGTCCCCGTCGTGAACCCGTTGACGTTCGATCGGGTCTCTTACACGACGCCGGAGCAACTCGACAGCGTCAACTCGAACATGAACCGGGTCTGGCCGGGCAACCCCGAGGGGACCCTCCACCAGCGGATGGCCGCCCGCCTCTGGAAGTACGTCGAACGGGCCGACGCCGTCGTCGACCTCCACACGGGCAGTCCGGACATGCTGCCCCACGTGGTCTACCTCGAAGGTGACGAGCGCTCGCGCGAGGTCGCGCGAGCCTTCGGGACCGACCTCCTGCTCTCCGAGCAGGCCGACGAGGACGCGTCCGAGGAGTGGCATCGCCGCGGCTTCGACGGCAAACTCCGCGTCGCCGCCGCACAGGAGGGAATCCCCTCGATCACGCCGGAACTCGCCCACAACAAACAGATCGTCGAGGACGTCGTCGAGACGGGCGTCGAGGGCCTGCTCGACGTCTGCCGATCGCTCGACCTGCTCCCCGGCGAGGTCCCCGATCGAGATCGGACGATCGCCCGGAACCACCTGGGACAGGTGTCCGCGACCGACTCGGGACTCTTCCGGCCGCGACCGTCGCTCGAGGTCGGCCAGTTCGTGCCGGCCGGCGCGGATCTCGGGACGGTCTACGACCCGACGACCTACGAGGCGCTCCAGGCGGCGACGGCCGATCGGGACGGCTTGCTCTACGCGCTCACCAGGGAAGCGACGGTCACGGCCGGCGATCAACTCGCGAGCGTCGCGCTGGTCCGGGAAGAGAACGAGTAG
- a CDS encoding HAD family hydrolase translates to MIAYDSILFDSDGVLVEPPAFETQTEAVRAAYRELGVDDPDQRDVDALVAGVTVDRLREICSTYDIEMTSLWDARERHDERSQFEQFRAGSRDRYGDVTAVTDLDQDCGIVSNNHHSTIEFVLWFFDLEPWVDTYYGRPKTIESLGLKKPNPHYLERALADLDAGSALYVGDSESDVIAAHRAGLDSAFVRRSHCSDVALSTTPTYEVSTLQEVADLVAD, encoded by the coding sequence GTGATAGCATACGATTCGATCCTGTTCGACAGCGACGGGGTCCTGGTCGAACCGCCCGCGTTCGAAACCCAGACCGAGGCAGTACGGGCCGCGTACCGAGAACTCGGCGTCGACGACCCCGACCAGCGGGACGTCGACGCCCTCGTCGCCGGCGTGACCGTCGATCGACTCCGGGAGATCTGTTCGACCTACGACATCGAGATGACCTCGCTCTGGGACGCACGCGAGCGCCACGACGAGCGATCGCAGTTCGAGCAGTTCCGTGCGGGGTCTCGCGACCGCTACGGGGACGTGACGGCGGTCACGGATCTCGACCAGGACTGCGGAATCGTGAGCAACAACCACCACAGCACGATCGAGTTCGTCCTGTGGTTTTTCGACCTGGAGCCGTGGGTCGACACCTACTACGGCCGACCGAAGACGATCGAGAGTCTCGGCCTGAAGAAACCGAATCCCCACTACCTCGAACGGGCGCTCGCCGACCTCGACGCCGGGTCGGCCCTCTACGTCGGCGACAGCGAGAGCGACGTGATCGCGGCCCACCGGGCGGGACTCGATTCGGCGTTCGTCCGTCGCTCGCACTGCAGCGACGTGGCGCTCTCGACGACGCCCACCTACGAGGTGTCGACGCTGCAGGAAGTCGCCGACCTGGTGGCCGACTGA
- a CDS encoding SDR family NAD(P)-dependent oxidoreductase, with the protein MRLEDETALITGAASGIGKATAERFAEEGARVIVTDIDTDGGQDVAESLRESGAEAEFYDLDVTDSEQFHAVVDAVAEEYGLDVVVNNAGTGHPSARLEDTDDSMRDFVIDVNVKGVWNGCHAALPHMKEQGRGSIVNVGSLASILGLPKQAAYSLSKGAVLNLTRAIAAEAGPYGVRANTVCPGFTDTSLLEQYLAAQDDPEAAREAMAEDYPLKRLGEPEEIADAILFLASDEASFVSGHGLVVDGGFSTC; encoded by the coding sequence ATGCGACTCGAAGACGAGACAGCGCTTATCACGGGTGCGGCGTCGGGCATCGGGAAGGCGACGGCCGAGCGGTTCGCCGAGGAAGGTGCGCGGGTGATCGTGACGGACATCGACACCGACGGCGGGCAGGACGTCGCCGAGAGCCTCCGGGAGTCGGGTGCCGAGGCTGAGTTCTACGATCTCGACGTCACCGACAGCGAGCAGTTCCACGCGGTCGTCGACGCGGTGGCCGAGGAGTACGGCCTCGACGTCGTCGTCAACAACGCGGGGACCGGCCACCCCTCGGCCCGCCTGGAGGACACCGACGACTCGATGCGGGACTTCGTCATCGACGTCAACGTCAAGGGCGTCTGGAACGGCTGTCACGCCGCCCTCCCGCACATGAAAGAACAGGGCCGCGGCTCGATCGTCAACGTCGGCTCGCTCGCGAGCATCCTCGGCCTCCCGAAGCAGGCGGCCTACTCGCTGAGCAAGGGTGCAGTGTTGAACCTGACCCGTGCGATCGCCGCGGAGGCGGGCCCCTACGGGGTACGAGCGAACACGGTCTGTCCGGGCTTTACCGACACCTCGCTGTTGGAGCAGTACCTGGCGGCCCAGGACGACCCCGAGGCGGCCCGCGAGGCGATGGCCGAGGACTACCCGCTCAAGCGCCTTGGCGAACCGGAGGAGATCGCCGACGCGATCCTGTTCCTCGCGAGCGACGAGGCCTCGTTCGTCAGCGGCCACGGTCTGGTCGTCGACGGGGGCTTCTCGACCTGCTGA
- a CDS encoding anthranilate phosphoribosyltransferase: MAQTSQEFGEWPLKRLMTAVVGSGPKSADDMSREQAREAMQRIFAGEPDETTLGAFWLANRWKRNTPEELAAYTDVMREESVVTAEPDCDPIDCGANYDGKHTSALLGVGAGLVAAAAGTPVVVHSGDRVPTQKATAYKHVLDELGVRTDLTPAESADMTDETGFGFYYQPAFNPGVQDLYDRRDQMGVRTFVNTIETVANPANADVHLGSFYHLAFAKKMVELIDESAELGYSRAIFFQGMEGYDDIRPGYTKVAEWNESEARSASDDASGDEPRAGDGLEDYEIETANYGMEMESEDLNVDDVTADSATITEEVLAGDRDDQFADAIALNAAFRMYARRDVDDLDAGLEAARDAIADGSAEAVLKELREY, from the coding sequence ATGGCGCAGACATCCCAGGAGTTCGGCGAGTGGCCGCTCAAACGGCTGATGACCGCGGTCGTCGGCTCCGGCCCGAAGTCGGCCGACGACATGAGCCGCGAGCAGGCGCGCGAAGCGATGCAGCGCATTTTCGCGGGGGAACCCGACGAGACGACCCTCGGTGCCTTCTGGCTGGCCAACCGCTGGAAGCGAAACACCCCCGAGGAGCTGGCGGCCTACACCGACGTCATGCGCGAGGAGTCGGTCGTCACCGCCGAACCCGACTGCGATCCGATCGACTGTGGCGCGAACTACGACGGCAAGCACACCTCCGCCCTGCTCGGCGTCGGGGCCGGCCTCGTCGCCGCCGCGGCGGGTACGCCCGTCGTGGTCCACTCCGGCGATCGGGTCCCGACCCAGAAGGCCACGGCGTACAAGCACGTCCTCGACGAACTCGGCGTCCGGACGGACCTCACGCCCGCCGAGAGCGCCGACATGACCGACGAGACCGGGTTCGGCTTCTACTACCAGCCCGCGTTCAACCCTGGCGTGCAGGACCTCTACGATCGGCGCGACCAGATGGGCGTGCGCACGTTCGTCAACACGATCGAGACGGTCGCCAACCCGGCGAACGCCGACGTCCACCTCGGCTCGTTCTACCACCTCGCGTTCGCGAAGAAGATGGTCGAACTGATCGACGAGAGCGCGGAACTGGGCTACTCGCGCGCGATCTTCTTCCAGGGGATGGAAGGCTACGACGACATCCGTCCCGGCTACACCAAGGTCGCCGAGTGGAACGAGAGCGAGGCGCGTAGCGCCTCGGACGATGCGAGCGGCGACGAGCCGCGAGCAGGCGACGGACTGGAGGATTACGAGATCGAGACCGCGAACTACGGCATGGAGATGGAGAGCGAAGACCTGAACGTCGACGACGTGACCGCCGACTCCGCGACGATCACCGAAGAGGTGCTGGCCGGCGATCGCGACGACCAGTTCGCCGACGCGATCGCGCTCAACGCCGCGTTCCGGATGTACGCCCGCCGGGACGTCGACGACCTGGACGCCGGACTGGAGGCGGCCCGCGACGCGATCGCGGACGGCAGCGCCGAGGCGGTGCTGAAGGAACTGCGCGAGTACTGA
- a CDS encoding GNAT family N-acetyltransferase produces MELTEPISIEGDEREQIYDYVEAHGAVDREDAREELFPADPPGDPQYSRAFQHNVAILKRDGYLEEDDDGTLRIAIDVEAAGEEFTAEDVDVTIRPARQEDLSGIVGAMRQVVEEMTYIEAESVADELDHENVLLRHNEFESRMFFVATVDGEVVGWAHLHVPNLEKLAHTAELTVGVLEEYRGIGIGSGLLDRALEWAESSDHEKVYQSVPSTNDDAIEFFEDRGWKTEAVREDHYKLGDEYIDEVMMAITL; encoded by the coding sequence ATGGAGCTCACCGAACCAATCTCGATCGAGGGCGACGAGCGAGAACAGATCTACGACTACGTCGAGGCCCACGGCGCGGTCGATCGGGAGGACGCACGCGAGGAACTGTTCCCGGCGGATCCGCCGGGCGATCCCCAGTATTCACGTGCGTTCCAGCACAACGTCGCGATCCTCAAGCGGGACGGCTACCTCGAGGAGGACGACGACGGTACCCTGCGCATCGCGATCGACGTCGAGGCGGCGGGCGAGGAGTTCACGGCGGAGGACGTCGACGTCACGATCAGGCCGGCCAGACAGGAGGATCTCTCGGGCATCGTCGGCGCGATGCGGCAGGTCGTCGAGGAGATGACCTACATCGAGGCCGAGAGCGTCGCGGACGAACTCGACCACGAGAACGTCCTGCTCCGGCACAACGAGTTCGAGTCCCGGATGTTCTTCGTGGCGACCGTCGACGGCGAGGTCGTCGGCTGGGCCCACCTGCACGTCCCGAACCTCGAGAAACTCGCCCACACTGCGGAACTCACCGTTGGAGTCCTGGAGGAGTACCGCGGCATCGGGATCGGGAGCGGACTGCTCGACCGGGCTCTCGAGTGGGCCGAATCGAGCGACCACGAGAAGGTCTACCAGAGCGTCCCCTCGACGAACGATGACGCGATCGAGTTCTTCGAGGATCGGGGCTGGAAGACCGAGGCAGTGCGCGAGGACCACTACAAACTCGGCGACGAGTACATCGACGAGGTGATGATGGCGATCACGCTGTAG